A single Paenibacillus sp. FSL R5-0517 DNA region contains:
- a CDS encoding GHKL domain-containing protein, protein MLLIIGSIIQMVTFSLSIPIMLKNQFSRKYIAFMVTVSILLGYFFFLVMGSASSFVVLLFLMLCVYYKLRKFILSFLIPTITLIFMVISDYICGVINIRVIGGSNVSLQNNPFYMLLSVTGIMLLTFLMSAIVRVLLMKWSNHDIFLKRYGLYLTVLSFFTVVIFYINIWIGQRQGFSDENIQANSILFIFYFALLIGVFVALTRTVMKESALQNRQEQYEQLTEYTENLEHLYTDMQKFRHDYINILLSMSEFIRNKDMEKLQIYFEKKIMPISQGMQSNTYKLGPLHNLKVQELKGVISAKMIKAQELNIDAVIEVIEPIEHINMDSIQLCRCVGILLDNAIEEAIHCDEPIVNLALIRNERGILIVVMNSCREETPALYKLFEKGFSTKGNNRGLGLSNLKEMVSQCKGVALDTERKEKTFIQILEVLEPSFNSDANRSASSVILG, encoded by the coding sequence ATGTTGCTGATTATTGGTTCTATAATTCAAATGGTAACTTTTAGTTTGTCTATTCCTATCATGTTGAAGAATCAATTTAGTCGGAAGTATATTGCTTTTATGGTTACTGTTTCAATCCTTCTAGGATATTTCTTTTTTTTAGTTATGGGATCAGCAAGTAGTTTTGTAGTTTTATTATTTCTAATGTTATGTGTGTATTACAAATTGAGAAAGTTCATTCTTAGCTTTCTAATTCCTACGATTACGCTTATTTTTATGGTTATAAGCGACTACATATGTGGTGTAATAAATATCAGGGTTATTGGCGGTTCTAATGTATCTCTTCAAAATAATCCGTTCTATATGTTACTCTCTGTGACCGGAATTATGCTTTTAACATTTCTAATGAGCGCAATAGTTAGGGTATTACTTATGAAGTGGAGTAATCATGATATCTTTTTAAAAAGATATGGTCTATACCTAACGGTACTATCTTTTTTTACTGTGGTGATTTTTTATATAAACATATGGATAGGACAACGACAAGGTTTTTCCGATGAGAACATTCAAGCGAATAGTATTCTTTTTATATTCTATTTTGCATTGTTAATTGGAGTTTTCGTTGCATTAACTCGAACAGTTATGAAAGAGTCGGCACTTCAGAATCGACAGGAACAGTATGAACAATTAACAGAGTACACGGAAAATTTGGAACACTTATATACTGACATGCAGAAATTCCGACATGATTATATTAATATTCTTCTGAGTATGTCTGAATTTATTCGAAATAAAGATATGGAAAAGTTACAAATTTACTTTGAAAAAAAGATTATGCCAATCAGCCAAGGGATGCAGTCTAATACATACAAGTTAGGGCCGTTACATAATCTGAAAGTACAGGAATTAAAAGGTGTCATATCTGCCAAGATGATTAAAGCACAAGAGTTGAACATTGATGCGGTAATTGAGGTGATTGAGCCTATTGAGCACATCAATATGGATTCCATTCAATTATGCCGATGTGTAGGGATTTTGCTAGATAATGCTATCGAAGAAGCGATTCATTGTGACGAACCGATTGTGAATTTAGCACTGATTCGTAACGAAAGAGGCATATTAATTGTGGTTATGAACAGTTGTAGAGAGGAAACTCCTGCATTATATAAACTTTTTGAAAAGGGCTTCTCAACCAAAGGCAACAATCGTGGACTTGGTCTTAGCAACTTAAAAGAGATGGTTTCACAGTGCAAGGGCGTTGCTTTGGATACGGAGCGCAAAGAAAAGACATTTATTCAAATATTAGAAGTGCTCGAGCCCTCGTTCAATAGTGATGCCAATAGATCTGCGAGCAGTGTGATATTAGGATAA
- a CDS encoding LytTR family DNA-binding domain-containing protein: MLEIFICEDDEEQRKRLTKYVTDYIMIENLDMKVVVSTAHSNDIIEYLQQNNTTGLYFLDVDIQEEKSGIALGAEIRQYDTQGAIVFVTTHSELTYLTFTYKVEAMDYITKDNFTDIQKRVIECINTANQRYVQNKQNSRKIFQTKSGDKVISIEYNDILFFETSPQLHKVILHAKNRQVEFYGKLKALLEMDSRFYRCHNSYVVNKDNISEIDFATREIQMVNGQICYASSRFLKGLKDIVQK, translated from the coding sequence ATGCTGGAGATTTTTATTTGTGAAGATGATGAAGAACAACGCAAACGTTTAACCAAATATGTAACGGACTATATTATGATAGAGAACTTAGATATGAAGGTTGTTGTCTCTACTGCACATTCTAATGATATTATTGAATATCTCCAGCAAAATAATACAACAGGTCTATATTTTTTGGATGTAGACATTCAGGAAGAGAAGAGTGGAATTGCACTCGGAGCGGAAATTCGTCAATATGATACTCAGGGAGCCATAGTATTTGTGACGACACATTCAGAGCTGACCTATCTAACATTTACTTATAAAGTAGAAGCAATGGACTATATTACAAAAGATAATTTCACTGATATACAAAAACGGGTTATCGAATGTATTAATACGGCAAATCAGCGATATGTTCAAAATAAACAAAACAGTCGTAAAATATTTCAAACAAAGTCTGGCGATAAAGTCATCAGTATTGAGTACAACGATATTTTATTTTTTGAAACCTCTCCGCAATTACATAAAGTGATTCTTCATGCTAAAAATCGTCAAGTTGAGTTCTATGGAAAATTGAAAGCTTTACTTGAGATGGACAGCAGGTTTTATCGTTGTCATAACTCGTATGTAGTGAATAAAGATAATATTTCAGAAATTGATTTTGCCACGAGGGAGATTCAGATGGTGAACGGTCAGATCTGTTATGCTTCCAGTCGGTTTTTGAAAGGATTAAAGGATATCGTTCAAAAGTGA